The Astyanax mexicanus isolate ESR-SI-001 chromosome 20, AstMex3_surface, whole genome shotgun sequence genome contains a region encoding:
- the tmem120aa gene encoding ion channel TACAN produces MLFSPDSLNECLQEWKDLEKDYQQVQETHRMYKQKLEEVSKLQSSCSASITRQKKRLKELSDSLEECRQKGNPEDIREVELIQESINERPNVFFEMEAFLPKKNGLYLSLVLGNVNVTLLNTQSKFAYKDEYEKFKLYLTVILLLFSFTCRFIVSYRVVDALFNFLLVWYYCTLTIRESILINNGSKIKGWWVFQHYVSTFLSGVMLTWPEGELYQMFRNQFLSYSMYINFVQFLQYYYQSGCLYRLRALGERHNMDLTVEGFQSWMWRGLAFLLPFLFFGHFWQLYNGITLFQMAQLPEWKEWQVLMCASTFLVLFMGNFFTTLGAVYQKYTNQDKAKDL; encoded by the exons ATGTTATTTAGTCCAGACTCTTTAAACGAGTGCTTACAGGAATGGAAAGATCTGGAAAAGGACTACCAACAGGTCCAG GAGACCCACCGCATGTACAAACAGAAGCTGGAAGAGGTTTCAAAACTGCAATCTAGCTGTTCAGCCTCCATTACTCGGCAGAAGAAGAGGCTAAAGGAGCTCTCTGACTCTCTTGAAGA ATGCAGACAGAAAGGGAACCCAGAGGACATTAGGGAGGTAGAATTGATCCAGGAATCCATTAACGAAAGGCCAAATGTGTTTTTTGAGATGGAAGCTTTTCTTCCAAAGAAGAACGG GTTATACCTCAGTCTCGTTCTTGGAAATGTGAATGTTACACTCCTTAACACACAGTCAAA GTTTGCCtataaagatgaatatgagaaGTTTAAGCTCTACCTGACTGTGATCCTTCTACTTTTCTCCTTCACGTGCCGATTTATAGTCAGCTATAG AGTGGTAGATGCATTGTTCAATTTCCTGTTGGTGTGGTATTACTGCACCTTGACGATACGAGAGAGCATTCTCATTAATAACGGCTCAAA GATCAAGGGGTGGTGGGTATTTCAACATTATGTCTCAACTTTCCTCTCTGGTGTAATGCTGACTTG GCCCGAAGGAGAGCTCTATCAGATGTTTAGGAATCAGTTCCTGTCCTACTCCATGTATATAA ATTTTGTACAGTTTCTTCAATACTACTATCAGAGTGGCTGCCTTTACCGGCTTCGTGCCCTGGGAGAGAGACACAACATGGACCTCACAGTTG AGGGCTTTCAGTCCTGGATGTGGAGAGGCCTGGCATTTCTGTTGCCTTTCCTTTTCTTTGGTCAT tTTTGGCAACTTTACAATGGAATTACACTTTTCCAAATGGCCCAGCTGCCTGAATGGAAAGAGTGGCAG GTGCTTATGTGTGCATCCACATTCCTTGTGCTGTTCATGGGGAATTTCTTCACAACCCTCGGTGCAGTTTACCAAAAATACACAAATCAGGACAAAGCAAAAGATTTATGA